The Arachis duranensis voucher Yi14725-KUN plastid, complete genome genome segment TTTAGAGATGGAGCCTCGACTGCAGCTAGGTCTAGAGGGAAGTTATGAGCATTACGTTCATGCATAACTTCCATACCAAGATTAGCTCGGTTAATAATATCAGCCCAGGTGTTAATTACACGACCTTGACTATCAACTACAGATTGGTTGAAATTGAAACCATTTAAATTGAAAGCCATAGTGCTGATACCTAACGCGGTAAACCAGATACCTACTACAGGCCAAGCAGCTAGGAAGAAATGTAAAGAACGAGAATTGTTGAAACTAGCATATTGGAAGATCAATCGGCCAAAATAACCATGAGCAGCCACAATATTATAGGTTTCTTCCTCTTGACCGAATCTGTAACCTTCATTAGCGGATTCATTTTCTGTGGTTTCCCTAATCAAACTAGAAGTTACCAAGGAACCGTGCATTGCACTGAATAGGGAGCCGCCGAATACACCAGCTACGCCTAACATATGAAATGGATGCATAAGAATATTGTGTTCAGCCTGAAATACAATCATAAAATTGAAGGTACCAGAAATTCCTAGAGGCATACCATCCGAAAAGCTTCCTTGACCAATTGGATAGATCAAGAAAACAGCAGTAGCCGCTGCAACAGGAGCTGAATATGCAACAGCAATCCAAGGGCGCATACCCAGACGAAAACTAAGTTCCCACTCACGACCCATGTAACAAGCTACACCAAGTAAGAAGTGTAGAACAATTAGTTCATAAGGACCACCATTGTATAACCATTCATCAACAGATGCCGCTTCCCATATCGGGTAAAAGTGCAAACCTATAGCCGCCGAAGTAGGAATAATGGCACCCGAAATAATATTGTTTCCATAAAGTAGAGATCCAGAAACAGGCTCACGAATACCATCAATATCTACTGGAGGGGCAGCAATGAAAGCGATAATAAATACAGAAGTTGCGGTCAATAAAGTAGGGATCATCAAAACACCAAACCATCCAATGTAAAGACGGTTTTCAGTGCTGGTTATCCAGTTACAGAAGCGACCCCATAGGCTTTCGCTCTCGCGTCTCTCTAAAATTGCAGTCATGGTAAAATCTTGGTTTTTTTAATTATCAGGGACTCCCAAGCACACGAATTCTCTCTAACTAGATAATTGAGGGCTTGTTATTCAACAGTATAACACGAGGCATATATTGGTGTCAACCAAGAATATATATATCAATATATCTGTTGAAAATGCTTTTATTCATCTAGATTGATCTAAATTCGCTTTTTTTACCCCACTCTAATAAACAAAGAATGAAAATGATTATGAATTCACTATGGTATATACCGTTATATAAATATAACTTCGACGTATTTTCTTATAGATTTTATAATTAAGATTAATATGGATATCATTATATCTATATTAATTAATATATATTCCATATATTATATGGGTTGCCCGGGACTCGAACCCGGAACTAGTCGGATGGAGTAGAAATTGGATTTGTTAATGAATTTAAAAAGAAAAACAATAAAAAATCTCTCCCCAAGCCGTGCTTGCATTTTTCATTGCACACGGCTTTCCCTATGTATACATCTAAACCTGAGTTACTTATCCAGAACAATACTCTCCAAAAGTCAAATACTCAGTGTTGATGAATCTCAAATCCCCCTCTTACTACATTACATAAACATTTCAGAATCCTATAGAGAATACTATTCGAAATCAAAAAGAAATGCATTTTTTATCCCAATTTTAGGTAAGGATGATTTGGATTTATCAATTTACATTGATTGGATCGTTACTGAAAAGAATATCCAAATACCAAATCCGACTTCTATATAACCTCCGCAAAGTAGACGAAGATCTTGGAAAGATCAAAGAAAGAATCTCTTCTTCCTCTGTAAAGAATTCTTTTAATAATTCTTCTGAATCTAATCTTTTCAAAAAAGCGCGTAAAGTCCTCTTGTGTTTACGAGCCAAAGTTTTAATACAAGAAAGCCGAATTATATATTTTATTCGATACAAACTTTTTTTTGAGGATCCATTATAATAATGAGAAAGATTTCTGCATATCCGCAAATACCGGTCAATTATATCAAAATCAGATGAATCGGCCCAAACGGGCTTACTAATGGGATGTCCTAATATATTACAAAATTTCGCTTTAGCTAAAGATCTAATTAAGGGAATAATTGGGACTATTGTATCAAGTTTTTTCATAACAATTTCTATTAGAAATGAATTTTCTAGCATTTGACTCCGTACCACTGAAAAGTTTAGCCGTACATTTGAAAGATAGCCCCCCCAAAAAAAATGAAATGAATTCTCAAATAATTCGTTTATATGGATCATTCGGGGTTGAGACCAAATATCAAAATAACATTGCCAGAAATAAATGAGATAGTATCTCCATTTATTCATCAAAAAAGGCGCATTCTTTGAAGCCAGAATGGATTTTCCTTGATATCTAACATAATGAATCAAAGGATCCTTGAAGAATGATAAGGTAGACGAAAAATTATTCGAAAAGACTTCTACAAGATGCTCTATTTTTGTATAGAAATAGATTCGCTCAAAAAGAACGCTAAAAGAGTTTAATCGTAAAAAAGAGGATTTTTTACGTAAAAAAAGGAAGATGGATTCGTGTTCACATACATAAAAATTATATAGAAACAAGAAAAATCTTGGATTACTTTTTGAAAAAGTCAAAATAAGTTTTTTTTGAGTAATAAGACTATTCCAATTACAATACTCATAAAGAAACAATCTTAATAAATGAAAAAGGGGTGGGTCTTTCACCCAGTATCGAAGAGTTTGAACTAAGATTTCCAGATGGATAGGATAGGGTATTCGTACATCGGAAAAAAATTTTAAATATGTAAATTTATCCTCGAAAAAGGAAAAAATGGAATGAATTGATTGCAAATTATTAAAAGATTTTATGATTTCCGCCTCCTCTAAAGAAGAACTTAATTGTCGGGAAAATGGAATTTCCATGACAATGGCAAAACCCTCTGATATTATTTGAGAATACAAATTCTTGTTATACCCCCAAAATTGATTTTTACTTGAATCGTTATCAAAAAGAATCAAATGATTCTGTTGATATATTCGAGTAATTAACCGTTTTACAATTAGTAAGCTAGATTTCTTATCATAATCCACATTTTCCGACAAAATATATCGATTTCTATTAAAATCATGACCAGAGGCGAGTCCATAAATATACTCCCGAAAAATAAGTGGGTATAGGAAGTTCTGTTGAGGAGATCTATCTAGTTCTAAATATCTTTGATATTCTTTCATTTTTCAAATTCAATTTTGTAAAAGGGATCAAAGATTTATTGGATTGGAAATCCAATACATAGTGCGATACAGTCAAAACGGGGTATTTCTAGATATTCGAATTAAAACGAATTGTGAATAGATACCAAAAAATGATCAACGGATTCTCTCCACTTGCTTTTTCCACCTAATTGTTCTAGGATAACAAGCTAGTTAGAAATCCTTTATTTTATCAGCCTAATCGCTCTTTTGATTTTGGAAAAAAAAAGATATCTTTATCAATATACTCTTTCTTCTACACATTGATCGCCACCCCGTAATGGAGAATAGCTAATAATTAGGACTCATAACAAAAATAAATAATCCATTCATGGGAAAAGCTTTTCCCGCATCAAGCACTAATATATTTTTAACGTCCAATTAGATGGGGTAATCATTCGATTAAAAAGAATGAAAGCTCGTTGCTTTTTGTTTCTCTCTAATTGGAGTTGCCAAGTTCTATCCCTTTATTACTTAAACCCAACTGAATCTTTTTTTGTTCACGAATTCAAACAAAAAAAATGGTCCGATCCAATAAGAATGAGATCCTTTTAGAATTCGCTATTGATACGACATGCTGCTTTTTCCATTCATTCCTTTCTGGATCAGTCGTGGTCTTACAAACCCTACCGAGGTTATGGACGAAACAATTGCTTCATAAAAATGTGTAAAAAATGGAGTCGCACTTAAAAGCCGAGTACTCTACCATTGAGTTAGCAACCCCCTCCCCCCTTCAAAAAAAATAGGAAAAATAGGATGTGATGTGTAAATAAAAAAAAAGATGGACCAACCTTTTCTTTGTCAAGAGTGGTATCCTTTATTCAAAATTCAAATTAAATTAATTCTTTTTTTATTTATTTTTATTTACCCTTGAATAAAAAAAAAAAGGAACTTCATGTTTGTATCACAGAAAGTTTAACGAACTCACTATTTGCTAAAAATTGCCTCTGTAACGTGAATAAATCGATCGATTTCTTCACGATCGGATTATATTTGTTTTCAATACTGTTGTCAATATTAGTATTGAAAACATAGAATCGCAAAAAACAAATGAATTCAAATTCGAAAAAAAAAATGAAATATTAATAGAAATCGAATTTGATTATATTTTTAGTAATTTGTTTATATTATATAAACAAATATATTCTAGTTGATATTTGTCAATATTCTTTCTAATTTTTTAGAAAAATTATTAATTCAATTTTTTCTATTTCTCTTTATTGAAATACTCCAATTTAACTATTCCATATCCATTTTTTTATATACTCTACATTTCTAGACTCTAATATATATCTAATAGATAAGATATATCTAATCGATTAGAATATAGAACTTTATTTTATGGATATAATAAAAAAGAAAAATAAGATATATTATGTTTATGCAATAAATTAAGTATCTTTGTCTTCGGCTCAATCCTTTTTTGAAGATTGAGCCGAGTTTAATTGCAATTATCTAGAACGAACAGTAACCACCGGATTACAAAGTATCCATTGCTGGGAATTCAAATTTGATCGCCTTCCATACTTCACAAGCAGCAGCTAATTCAGGACTCCATTTGCTCGCCTCACGGATGATTTCATTACCCTCACGAGCAAGATCACGACCCTCATTCCGAGCCTGTACACATGCTTCGAGAGCTACTCGATTAGCTACGGCACCTGGTGCATTTCCCCAAGGATGCCCTAAGGTTCCACCACCGAATTGGAGTACGGAATCATCTCCAAAGATCTCGGTCAGAGCAGGCATATGCCAAACGTGAATACCCCCCGAAGCAACGGGAAGAACACCTGGTAGAGAAACCCAATCCTGAGTGAAATAAATCCCACGGCTTCGATCTTTTTCAATAAAATCATCACGTAATAAATCAACAAAACCTAAAGTAATATCTCTTTCCCCTTCAAGTTTACCTACTACGGTACCGGCGTGAATATGATCTCCACCAGACAAACGTAACGCTTTAGCTAGTACACGAAAGTGCATACCATGATTCTTCTGTCTATCGATAACTGCGTGCATTGCACGATGGATATGAAGGAGTAGTCCATTATCCCGGCAATAATGAGCCAAACTAGTATTTGCAGTGAATCCCCCTGTTAAGTAATCGTGCATTACGATAGGAGCGCCCAATTCTCTAGCAAATACAGCTCTTTTTATCATTTCTTCGCATGTACCTGCAGTAGCATTCAAGTAATGCCCTTTGATTTCACCAGTTTCGGCCTGTGATTTAAAGATTGCTTCGGCACAAAATAAGAAACGGTCTCTCCAACGCATAAATGGTTGAGAATTCACATTTTCATCATCTTTGGTAAAATCAAGTCCACCGCGAAGACATTCATAAACTGCTCTACCATAATTCTTCGCGGATAACCCCAATTTTGGTTTAATAGTACATCCCAATAGGGGGCGACCATACTTGTTTAATTTATCTCTTTCAACTTGGATGCCATGAGGCGGACCTTGGAAAGTTTTAATATAAGAGATAGGGATTCGCAAATCTTCCAGACGTAGGGCGCGAAGGGCCTTGAACCCAAATACATTACCTACAATGGAAGTAAACATGTTAGTAACAGAACCTTCCTCAAAAAGGTCTAAAGGATAAGCTACATAGGCAATATATTGATTCTCTTCGCCAGCAACCGGCTCGATGTTGTAGCATCGTCCTTTGTAACGATCAAGACTGGTAAGCCCATCGGTCCAAACAGTTGTCCATGTACCAGTAGAAGATTCGGCAGCTACCGCGGCACCCGCTTCTTCCGGAGGAACTCCAGGTTGAGGAGTTACTCGGAATGCTGCCAAGATATCAGTATCTTTCGTTTCATACTCAGGAGTATAATAAGTCAATTTATAATCTTTAACACCAGCTTTGAACCCAACACTTGCTTTAGTCTCTGTTTGTGGTGACATAAATCCCTCCCTACAACTCATGAATTAAGAATTATCGCAACAACCAGATCTACTCGACACTACTATACTTAGTAGTTAACGAAACCTTTCACTTCACAAGAATCTTTCAAAAAATGATCAACTAATATTATCAATCAATCCGAATAGTTTGTTATTAAACGATAGTATTTGATTTGCCAAATACATCATTATTGTATACTCTTTCATATGTATGGCGCAACCCAATCCTTGGTTTTTTTAATTCCCAATCTCTTATCCTTTTTTTTAATCAAAAAAAAAATATATCTAATCTAAATAAAAAAGTCATTCTTGACCTTGACAGTAATATATGTTAATCCTAGATGTAAAAATAGTAAAAAAAAATACTAGATATAATCTAAATTGTATGCTCGCCCATGAAATATGAGTAATAGGTGCCGATGATATAGAAGAACCAAATCGTAAATAAAGTTCAGGTTCGAATCCCATAGAAAATATAGGCGGTATTGTCTATAATTATAGACAAATTAAAGACTTTCGAAAGATTTCATCCAACTAAAAAGAAAAGATTTCATACAAATTAATAATTTAATTCTATTAATTTTTTGAATCATTTGGTTGAAGTTGAAGAATTCAACCATTGCAATGGAGGGAGTACGTTAAACAATTGAATTGTTTGGATGGTACAAACTAGAGTACTAACTCCGATTTATTATTTTTTTTTTCTATTTAATTTAATTAACTGATCAACTTACTTTGCTTTGTTATCAAGCATTTTTTTGAATTTGATTTCAAAAATCTTCTAATCTAACTAAAACTAAAAAAAGGATATATTAAAATATGAGAATAAATCCTACCACTTCTGGTCCTGAGATTTCTGTGCTTGAAAAAAAGAACCTGGGACGTATCGACCAAATAATAGGTCCGGTATTGGATGTAGCTTTCCCTCCAGGGAAGATGCCAAATATTTACAACGCTCTGGTAGTAAAGGGTCGAGACATTGTTGGTCAACAAATTAACGTGACTTGTGAAGTACAGCAATTATTAGGAAATAATCGAGTTAGAGCTGTAGCTATGAGCGCTACAGATGGTCTAATGAGAGGAATGGAAGTGATTGATACGGGAGCTCCCCTAAGTGTTCCAGTCGGCGGAGCAACTCTAGGACGAATTTTTAACGTACTTGGCGAACCTATTGATAATTTGGGTCCTGTAGATACTCGCACAACATCTCCTATTCATCGATCCGCGCCTGCCTTTATACAATTAGACACAAAATTATCCATTTTTGAAACCGGAATTAAAGTAGTAGATCTTTTAGCTCCTTATCGCCGTGGAGGAAAAATTGGACTCTTTGGCGGAGCTGGAGTGGGTAAAACAGTACTTATTATGGAATTGATCAATAACATTGCCAAAGCTCATGGCGGTGTATCCGTATTTGGCGGAGTGGGGGAGCGTACTCGTGAGGGAAATGATCTTTACATGGAAATGAAAGAATCCGGAGTAATTAATGAAAAAAATATTGGAGAATCAAAAGTTGCTCTAGTGTACGGTCAAATGAATGAACCGCCTGGAGCCCGTATGAGAGTTGGTTTAACTGCCCTAACTATGGCGGAATATTTCAGAGATGTTAATGAACAAGACGTGCTTCTATTTATCGACAATATCTTCCGATTCGTCCAAGCGGGATCCGAAGTGTCAGCCTTATTGGGTCGAATGCCTTCCGCTGTAGGTTATCAACCCACCCTTAGTACCGAAATGGGTTCTTTACAAGAAAGAATTACTTCTACCAAAGAAGGGTCTATAACTTCTATTCAAGCAGTTTATGTACCCGCAGACGATTTGACCGACCCTGCCCCTGCTACGACATTTGCACATTTGGATGCTACGACCGTACTATCAAGAGGATTGGCTGCCAAAGGTATCTATCCAGCTGTAGATCCTTTAGATTCAACGTCAACTATGCTCCAACCTCGGATTGTTGGTGAAGAACATTATGAAACTGCGCAAAGAGTTAAACAAACTTTACAGCGTTACAAAGAACTTCAGGACATTATAGCTATCCTTGGGTTGGACGAATTATCCGAAGAGGATCGCTTAACTGTAGCAAGAGCACGGAAAATTGAGCGTTTCTTATCACAGCCTTTTTTCGTAGCAGAAGTATTTACCGGTTCGCCTGGAAAATATGTAGGTCTAGCAGAAACAATTAGAGGGTTTAAATTGATTCTTTCTGGCGAATTAGACGGTCTTCCCGAGCAAGCCTTTTATTTGGTGGGTAATATCGATGAAGCAACTGCGAAGGCTACGAACTTAGAAATGGAGGGGAAATTGAAGAAATGACTTTAAATCTTTGTGTACTGACCCCCAATCGAATTGTTTGGGATTCAGAAGTGAAGGAAATTATTTTGTCCACTAATAGTGGACAAATTGGAGTATTACCAAATCATGCACCTATTGCTACAGCTGTAGATATAGGTATCTTGAGAATACGCCTTAATGACCAATGGGTAACAATGGCTCTGATGGGTGGTTTTGCTAGAATAGGCAATAATAAGATCACCATTTTAGTAAATGATGCCGAGAAGAGTAGTGACATTGATCCAGAAGAAGCTCAACAAACTCTTGAAATAGCAGAAGCTAACTTGAGTAAAGCTGAAGGCAAGAGACAACTAATCGAGGCAAATCTATCTCTCCGACGAGCTAGGACACGAGTAGAGGCTATCAATATGCTTTCGCAATAAGAAAATTGGTGTATACGAATAATTCTAAAAAGTGAAATAAAAAAATGAAATAGAAGAAAATCTACAAAAAAAGGTATAGGTCGAACTTATTAGCTACCATTGACTATGGTAGCTAATAAGTTCGACCCATACCTACTTACCTACTATTGGATTTGAACCAATGACTACCGCCGTATGAAAGCAATACTCTAACCACTGAGTTAAGTAGGTCATTTTTTACAAAAAATGGAAAGAAAAGGGAAGGGGGGTACCCGTCTATCAGATCAATGGATTCTAAAAGGAATATTAAATATACGCAATACCAAGGCAATATCAATAAAAAAGAATTTGATCACGGAATATTCATCTTGACAAGAATTTTTGGATATAATATGATCAAATATGTATCAAAAACGCAAGGGCTATAGCTCAGTTAGGTAGAGCACCTCGTTTACACGCGCGCCAATGTTTTTTTTTTCAAAGGAGTCCATCATGTAATTAAAAGAGTTGATCGATTTGAGAAATCGATGTCTTACTCCACTTTAGGGAACAAAACAAGAGAACAATAGTCTGACAAAGGGTTGAGACGTCCAGTAGAATCCATCATTGATTTGAGATATTGATAAGGTGAATACCCAGTCTATTCAATGCTATGCATAATGAGTAAAGGGACCTCAAAAAAATTCTCTTTTCGGCCTATCTTATGAACTTTAAGGTGTATAGGGTTTCATTTCTTGATACTTTCACTTTTTTTTAGTAGTTCGATAGAGAGTCCATTAAACTTAAGTTGATCTAGGCCATAAGCAGACCTACGTCAGGATAACCCCCCTTCTTTGAAACACTTTGGTAGTGCTCTTTGATTGTAATAAAAATCAAAAATCAGAGCACAGGGAATCATCTTCTTATTCTTTCTGTCAAGAAAAAAGATGGTAGACTACCTGATCGAAATATCAGTTAATGAAAAAGCCCAATGCAAAAAAAATGCATGTTGAGTTTTTTAAACAATTCAAATCATTTTTCTAATAAGCAGTTTGATTTGTTTTACCGAGAAGGTCTACGGTTCGAGTCCGTATAGCCCTACCCTAAGATAATAATATATATATTTCTATTTCTTGTTAAATATACTCACAAATTGAGTATCTAATATATCGCATTTCTTAGTATTCTAGATTTAGAATACTATACATAATAATATTATACCTTGGATTTTGAAATATAAAAGAATCTCTCATAGAATAGGTTATGTTAATATTAGATAGAATAATGAAAAATTTCAAAATTAGATAGAATTCTAAATAGATTAAATAATCGAATTCTAGAAATTCGATATTCCAATCGACTAATAACAACTACTAATTTGTTTCTGTTAGATTTTCCACATTCATAGGAGT includes the following:
- the atpB gene encoding ATP synthase CF1 beta subunit, with the protein product MRINPTTSGPEISVLEKKNLGRIDQIIGPVLDVAFPPGKMPNIYNALVVKGRDIVGQQINVTCEVQQLLGNNRVRAVAMSATDGLMRGMEVIDTGAPLSVPVGGATLGRIFNVLGEPIDNLGPVDTRTTSPIHRSAPAFIQLDTKLSIFETGIKVVDLLAPYRRGGKIGLFGGAGVGKTVLIMELINNIAKAHGGVSVFGGVGERTREGNDLYMEMKESGVINEKNIGESKVALVYGQMNEPPGARMRVGLTALTMAEYFRDVNEQDVLLFIDNIFRFVQAGSEVSALLGRMPSAVGYQPTLSTEMGSLQERITSTKEGSITSIQAVYVPADDLTDPAPATTFAHLDATTVLSRGLAAKGIYPAVDPLDSTSTMLQPRIVGEEHYETAQRVKQTLQRYKELQDIIAILGLDELSEEDRLTVARARKIERFLSQPFFVAEVFTGSPGKYVGLAETIRGFKLILSGELDGLPEQAFYLVGNIDEATAKATNLEMEGKLKK
- the psbA gene encoding photosystem II protein D1 → MTAILERRESESLWGRFCNWITSTENRLYIGWFGVLMIPTLLTATSVFIIAFIAAPPVDIDGIREPVSGSLLYGNNIISGAIIPTSAAIGLHFYPIWEAASVDEWLYNGGPYELIVLHFLLGVACYMGREWELSFRLGMRPWIAVAYSAPVAAATAVFLIYPIGQGSFSDGMPLGISGTFNFMIVFQAEHNILMHPFHMLGVAGVFGGSLFSAMHGSLVTSSLIRETTENESANEGYRFGQEEETYNIVAAHGYFGRLIFQYASFNNSRSLHFFLAAWPVVGIWFTALGISTMAFNLNGFNFNQSVVDSQGRVINTWADIINRANLGMEVMHERNAHNFPLDLAAVEAPSLNG
- the matK gene encoding maturase K; amino-acid sequence: MKEYQRYLELDRSPQQNFLYPLIFREYIYGLASGHDFNRNRYILSENVDYDKKSSLLIVKRLITRIYQQNHLILFDNDSSKNQFWGYNKNLYSQIISEGFAIVMEIPFSRQLSSSLEEAEIIKSFNNLQSIHSIFSFFEDKFTYLKFFSDVRIPYPIHLEILVQTLRYWVKDPPLFHLLRLFLYEYCNWNSLITQKKLILTFSKSNPRFFLFLYNFYVCEHESIFLFLRKKSSFLRLNSFSVLFERIYFYTKIEHLVEVFSNNFSSTLSFFKDPLIHYVRYQGKSILASKNAPFLMNKWRYYLIYFWQCYFDIWSQPRMIHINELFENSFHFFWGGYLSNVRLNFSVVRSQMLENSFLIEIVMKKLDTIVPIIPLIRSLAKAKFCNILGHPISKPVWADSSDFDIIDRYLRICRNLSHYYNGSSKKSLYRIKYIIRLSCIKTLARKHKRTLRAFLKRLDSEELLKEFFTEEEEILSLIFPRSSSTLRRLYRSRIWYLDILFSNDPINVN
- the atpE gene encoding ATP synthase CF1 epsilon subunit, with the translated sequence MTLNLCVLTPNRIVWDSEVKEIILSTNSGQIGVLPNHAPIATAVDIGILRIRLNDQWVTMALMGGFARIGNNKITILVNDAEKSSDIDPEEAQQTLEIAEANLSKAEGKRQLIEANLSLRRARTRVEAINMLSQ
- the rbcL gene encoding ribulose-1,5-bisphosphate carboxylase/oxygenase large subunit, whose amino-acid sequence is MSPQTETKASVGFKAGVKDYKLTYYTPEYETKDTDILAAFRVTPQPGVPPEEAGAAVAAESSTGTWTTVWTDGLTSLDRYKGRCYNIEPVAGEENQYIAYVAYPLDLFEEGSVTNMFTSIVGNVFGFKALRALRLEDLRIPISYIKTFQGPPHGIQVERDKLNKYGRPLLGCTIKPKLGLSAKNYGRAVYECLRGGLDFTKDDENVNSQPFMRWRDRFLFCAEAIFKSQAETGEIKGHYLNATAGTCEEMIKRAVFARELGAPIVMHDYLTGGFTANTSLAHYCRDNGLLLHIHRAMHAVIDRQKNHGMHFRVLAKALRLSGGDHIHAGTVVGKLEGERDITLGFVDLLRDDFIEKDRSRGIYFTQDWVSLPGVLPVASGGIHVWHMPALTEIFGDDSVLQFGGGTLGHPWGNAPGAVANRVALEACVQARNEGRDLAREGNEIIREASKWSPELAAACEVWKAIKFEFPAMDTL